The Rheinheimera mangrovi genome contains the following window.
CATCTGCATGATTTTTTAGCTTATTGTCTGCAGCTTGCTCCTCACTAAATCGTCCCCAAAACATAAATCCTCCTTTAAAAAGTTAATCCAATGGAATTAAATCAAACGCCACTGTTAGACGGTAATGCTGGCCTGCAAAAGGTTCAGTGCCATGCCACATCATTGATGGAAACAATACTACAGTTCCGGCCTGAGGTTTAACTAAAATATCAGGCTGCATTGCAAGTTGTTCAGTCAATTCAGCCTGACCAAACTTAATCCACCCCTGCCCTTTTTCTTCAACAGCCGGCGGTATATCCACATAATAACAACCACTGATCCAACCTTCGCTGTGGTAATGATTCTTATGAAACCCACTTTGATTCAAACGCACAGACCAGGCACCTGTAAATAAAAATCTGTCGGATTTACGACACAAAAACGGATGAGAATTGTCCTGTGGCAAGCTTTGAATATATAACAACACCTGTTGACGAATTTGTTGTTCCAACTGTTGGATCGGCTCTTCCTGCCTTAAAAACAAGTGATCATCAGTTTGAGTACCGTGCCGGAGAGATTGATCCAGAGGATGTCTCTGTGTCTGATGAAGAGGGGTTATCACTGAGGCTAAGCTTTGATTAAACTGCTGTATGGACGCATAACCAGCAGGAGGTTCAACCGCTCTTACCTGCACAAAGCTATCGTAATTGTACAAATGTCGATAGGCGGTGCTTTGGCCGAGGTGCTTTAACGCAGCGGCATAATGCGCATACCAGGCCTGATTCAGAGGGAAATCCTTGATGAGCGCTTTAAACTGCAGTAATGCATGTTCATTTTCTTCCAAAGACAAATAGCATAGTGCCATTTCGTTACGAATTTCCGAGTCTGTCGGCTGTTGCTGAAATGCGGCGCTAAGAAAACTCAAGGCGTGCCCAGCATCTCCGGCGCTACGGCGTAGAAAGCCTTTGTATACTAAAGCTTCAGCTGTCTGCTTTTGAGCCAGATACAAATCTGTGATCTGTTCAGCTTTGACCAATGCATTGGCTTTAATCAGCTTTTGAATATAAGGTCCATATAAATGCAGTAGTTGCGGTTGCTGCACCAGCAGCTGTTCATAATGACTAAAACAATCGTCATCGCCAGTCAGCCAGCTAAAATCCGATAATAAATGATGCAAAGAAGCATCGGTTGGAAACTGCTGCAGTAAGTATTTAACCTGCATTATGGCTGCTTTTGTATCACCTGTTAAATAAAGGATGGTCGCATACTCTCGTTTTAACGACAGATCAGCAGGGTTCCTTGCCATAGCCTGAGCTAATTGCTCAAGTGCATACTGATACTTTCCTTGATGTCTTAATATGGAAGAATACATTAGCCATAACTTAAGCTGGCCCGGCTGTTCGGCCACGGTAGCTTCAAGTAAAACTTCTGCGTCATTCACTCTGCCGCTTTTTTCGAAGGCCTGCGCCAAAGCCAAAATTGCGTCAGGATGTTTTGGCTTGAAGCTAAGTGCTTTCTGTAGCAAAGGAATAGCTTCACGCAATCTGAGCTGTTTTTGTAGCAGCAAAGCAGCATTATAGTAAGCGTCAAAATACTGAGGCTGTAGCTCAATAGCGCGATGGAACAAACTTATAGCTCTGGCTTCCTGTTTATGCCGCTTGAGTAAGTTTGCAAAGTTATTTAACAACTCAGGATTATCAGGTTGCAGCTTAAAGGCATGTTCAAAGGAGGCAAGAGCATCCAACTCCTGGCCTAACTTACGTTCTGTCAATGCTTTTAAATGCCATACTTGTGCATGCTCTTTGTGGCGTGAAGCCAATAGCTGTAACAACCGGATGGATTGCTGGTATTGTTGGCTCTGATACAAGCCCAGCGCTTGCTGCATTAACTGAGCAGAATCTAACTGTTTCATCACTTCTTATTATCGCAGTCTGTTTTCATCAGTCTAGGTTTTACCACAAAGCCGCTTATTGCGGCAGATCATTTTCCACCGCATAAAGGTAAAAAAAACCAGCCATATGGCTGGTTTTTTCAAGAGTTCAGCTTAGAACTTAGCTGACACACGAGCATACCAGTACTGACCAGCAGTATCGTATGACGCGTTCAGAGTGTTCATATCGCCGTAATCTGTTACGTATGGTGGCTTCTTATCAAATAAGTTACGAGCACCCAATGTAAAGGTCATATTCTCGTAGTAGTAGCTACCTTGTAGGTCGTTATACACAACTGTACCAGTGCTATCACTAGTGTTGCCTTCTGTTGGAGTTAACGCATCAACACCTGACAGAGAGCGCATCATCCAGGTTGCAGACCATGCATCTGTAGTGTAAGACGTTGTTAAGTTAGCACGTAATTTAGAGAACGCAGCCGGGCTGGTTTCCCATTGGTCTTCTGCATACTTACCAGCATATTTCAGCTCAGCTTCACCTGCGAAAGGAACGTAGGAGTAGTTCTCTAAGTAAGTACCATCTAAACGAACTTTCAAACGACCAGCGCCTAAATCGAATTGGTAAGACGTATCAAAGTCAACGCCTGAAGTTTCGAAAGTCGACAGGTTAGCATTTGTAACCAGAACACCAGAGATAGCACCTAAAGCATCACGACGTGGTGAAGTTGGGTGCGGAGCTGCCGGAGTTGGCAAAGCGCCAGGACCAACCATCAGAGCACACAGCGGGCTAGAGAAGTTTGCACTTTCATAACATGCGGTAACGATGTTGTTAGTACCAGCAGTACCTATACCGTTGGTAATTTCGATGTCGAAATAATCAAGTGCAAAGCTGAAGTTATCAAATGGCGTGTAGACGAAACCCATAGTTAAGCTTTCAGACTCTTCCGGGGTCAAATCTGGGTTACCACCAGTTAAAGCACTAGCCTGGTTAGACGTCAGAGTGAAGTTACCTGGTAAACCTTCAGCAGCACAGTTTGCTTTTACGTTTGCAGACTGAGTACCAGTTGCATAGTTAGTACAAGGTTCTGCGTAGTTCAGGTTTGACTCAGCTTGAGGAGCATACAGTTCAGAGATGCTTGGAGCACGGAAACCGTCAGCTTTAGTAGCACGTACTAATAAACCATCAAAAGGAGTCCACTCTAAACCTAACTTGGTGTTAGACGCCGCGCTCAGGAAGTTGTAGTCAGTGCGACGTACAGCTGCAGATAAGTTCAGGCTTTCGACCATAGGTAAGTCAGCCAGTAACGGAGCGCTTAATTCTAAGTAAGCTTCGTTCAGATCGTATTGACCTTCTGTCTTCTCACCTACTACTGAGTAGATTTCGCCGATTATAGCAGCGCCGTCTGGCTGGTTCAGGTAATCTTCCCAACGTCTTTCAACACCAAAAGCCCAAGCTGCTGGACCTGCTGGTAATTCGAAATCACCAAAGTCACCGCTTAAGTTAGCCTGGAACTGCTTAGTTACACCACGAACTACTGGTGAGTTTGGCAGGAAAGCGTAATCGATCATTG
Protein-coding sequences here:
- a CDS encoding tetratricopeptide repeat protein, which codes for MKQLDSAQLMQQALGLYQSQQYQQSIRLLQLLASRHKEHAQVWHLKALTERKLGQELDALASFEHAFKLQPDNPELLNNFANLLKRHKQEARAISLFHRAIELQPQYFDAYYNAALLLQKQLRLREAIPLLQKALSFKPKHPDAILALAQAFEKSGRVNDAEVLLEATVAEQPGQLKLWLMYSSILRHQGKYQYALEQLAQAMARNPADLSLKREYATILYLTGDTKAAIMQVKYLLQQFPTDASLHHLLSDFSWLTGDDDCFSHYEQLLVQQPQLLHLYGPYIQKLIKANALVKAEQITDLYLAQKQTAEALVYKGFLRRSAGDAGHALSFLSAAFQQQPTDSEIRNEMALCYLSLEENEHALLQFKALIKDFPLNQAWYAHYAAALKHLGQSTAYRHLYNYDSFVQVRAVEPPAGYASIQQFNQSLASVITPLHQTQRHPLDQSLRHGTQTDDHLFLRQEEPIQQLEQQIRQQVLLYIQSLPQDNSHPFLCRKSDRFLFTGAWSVRLNQSGFHKNHYHSEGWISGCYYVDIPPAVEEKGQGWIKFGQAELTEQLAMQPDILVKPQAGTVVLFPSMMWHGTEPFAGQHYRLTVAFDLIPLD
- a CDS encoding TonB-dependent receptor, whose product is MFTNTKLSKAVRLAVAFGAASTAAFTGSVNAQEAEEAKDVERIEVTGSRIKRTDLESASPITVFTAADIEASGHVTLEKFVQSLPAVNGAAQGSNVNNGSAGNATVSLRGLGSGRTLVLINGRRFASSDLNSIPLSFVERVEVLRDGASTVYGSDAIAGVVNFITKTNFEGTEVSAQTDMTGKGDGETYKLSVTTGASSEKGNVVLALEYSKRNPISQGDRDFSACAYADDGEGGVECVGSGTGADGTWRSSVPGNYYTQSGAGGSTSWIVDPVTGLNRKLTSADTFNYAAVSYMVTPQEVFSINGSGRYELTDSTRIFTEAGFTNRQSNQLMGAEGTFWGQVVPADHPDNPTRFDINGNAATPTAVTVNRRLFETGGRAFTQDFSDYRMVVGFEGDFENNWSWDTSFNYARYVDSRIDFGRANPKRFLTLTNPTACAADAACPGLWNPFKAGTLTDAMIDYAFLPNSPVVRGVTKQFQANLSGDFGDFELPAGPAAWAFGVERRWEDYLNQPDGAAIIGEIYSVVGEKTEGQYDLNEAYLELSAPLLADLPMVESLNLSAAVRRTDYNFLSAASNTKLGLEWTPFDGLLVRATKADGFRAPSISELYAPQAESNLNYAEPCTNYATGTQSANVKANCAAEGLPGNFTLTSNQASALTGGNPDLTPEESESLTMGFVYTPFDNFSFALDYFDIEITNGIGTAGTNNIVTACYESANFSSPLCALMVGPGALPTPAAPHPTSPRRDALGAISGVLVTNANLSTFETSGVDFDTSYQFDLGAGRLKVRLDGTYLENYSYVPFAGEAELKYAGKYAEDQWETSPAAFSKLRANLTTSYTTDAWSATWMMRSLSGVDALTPTEGNTSDSTGTVVYNDLQGSYYYENMTFTLGARNLFDKKPPYVTDYGDMNTLNASYDTAGQYWYARVSAKF